CGACCCCGTTGAGATTCCTTTTGCTTCTAACCAAATCATTATATTTAGTTTGTGCCTTCAGCCTGTTCTGCTGAGTAAAATCTGATATTAAATCATTTAAATCCATTAATGAATTCAGTTCAGCTACGTATGCTTCAGCACTTTCATGTAAATCCTGTTCTTGCTCTTTATCTAATTCTTTTTTTAGTCCAAGAAGTATATTTTTAGCAAGCATATAAGAGCAGTATTTAGTCAAATTTTCTACTGGAAACTCCATAGAAGAAGAAGAAAAGGTACTAAAATGCCTATCTTTCTTTAATATAGGGTCCTTATCCTTGCATATGAAGTTTGCATAATCCGCTCTTAACTGCGAGCCTAGAGTTGTCCCTATCTCTTGATAAAGCTGAAGTGAACATAAGTCATAAATATCCTCAATATTAGTCAGTACACCGCCCATTTCATTTTTATTTTCTATTAGGTAGCATATATCCAGAAGCTTTCTATCTAGCTTAATCTCTCCAATATTGCTGTATTTAAATGCATACTTTTTATCCTCTGGATTTGTAATGGAGGACATATAAAATTCAAGTTCTTTAAGAGCAGCATAACAGTTTGCCTTACTTCTATTTTGGGCATCTAAATCCGAGGAGAGCTTATCATCGTAGCAGCTTTCCAAAGTAAACATTCCTATAATATTTGTATTGTCTCTGTTAAATATTTTTGAAATCATTACTGCAACGTCAAGGAAGGTTCCGCAGCCTGTTCCCCCTGCTAAAGAACCAACTATATAAACCTTATGCCTATCTATATTTTCAAGGTAATTCTCTCCAAGGTCTGTTAAAACCTTATGCAAGTCTACTAAATCGTTTTTTGCTGTCTGCAAATTATCGTAGACGAGCTTTGCATTTTTACATAAATACATTCTCCCAATAGGTCTGACAAGCCCTGCTCCCTGGTCTGTAGAAGTAAAAAAATCAGGAGTTATCCTAGGATTTTGAGGCAGCCATTCAAAATTGGGATTATTGTAAGCCCAATCTAGAGTATTTTTTATTCCTTCCCCAAATCTTAATTGGCACTTTTCATTATTCTTTACATTATCATCTAGAAAAGTTTTTAGGTCTGTATCAATTAAAAGATATCTAACAGGCAGCTTATCAGTGTTGTATCTTTTGTTAAAAAGCTGTTTAAGTCTTTTTACTACTTGGTATCCTGTTCCTCCAAGTCCAATTACAAGGGTTGGCAGAATATCCTTTGGAACCTTAGGGTATTGCATAGTTAGCCTCCTATGTTTTTATTTTATAAAAAATTTATTTTTATTTCCTTTTGACCTAGCTTTACTTTAAGCTTTTCTCCTTCCAGGTATGGAATGTCTGATATTTCTTCACTGTATGAATTCACATGACGTACTATAGGTTTATACCAAAGCTTAAATACTTCATCTTTTCTTAATATATATTTATGAAGAAGAAAACTTAACCCTTGCACAATTTTAAAGCCCCTATATGCTTTTAATTCAAAACTCCCTATAGCATTGTTTTCTGTGCTATCTACAATAATCCTATCATTAATCAAATTTATATACGTACATGGGTTATCTATATCTACATAAATCCCCTTAGTATGTATATTTGCATTAGAGGAAATAACAAAACTTACTTCCTTATTAATCTTGCAAGATCTGACGTATATTTTATATCCTGCAAAACCAGTGGCAATAACAAGAGCTACTAACAATAAAAATATAACAATACAAGTAATAATTCTTCTATTCTTGCTTATAAAATAACTTCCATCTGATACAACTCTTATATTAGTAGAAATCTTACTTGTAACCTTAACGCCCTTTTCGTTTCTGGGTCTTATAAAAAACTCAAAATTCTCACCCTTACCTAAAGGCTTTAGAGCAACCTCTATCCTTCCTTTACTGTCTTTGTTTAATTTAAATTCTCCTATTTTCTCATTTTTGCTATTCAGTATAAAAAAGTCCTCTTCGCCATAAATTGAATTTTTATTTATAGAAAGTCTTAAGTTAACTTGTTCATTCTGCTTAAAAGGCTTAGCATAGCTTTCGCTTGAAAGCTCAACAAAAGGCTTTTCAAGCACCTTAGAATTAAAATACGGCAGATAGTAGGAATAAGTTTTATTATCCCTTATAACATCAATTCTCGAAGAAATTTTAATTTCTCCTGAATTTTTAAGATTTATATCTGCGGTAAGCATTCCACCTTCAAATTTAAGAGGAATCTTTTCATACTTATCTCCATACTCAATATAAATCTCTCCTGAAGGATTATTCACCTTAGAGTCATCCTGCTGCTTTATTTCTACCTTAAAGCTGTTTTCAGTTATTATAGTGCTCGGAAGAGATTTTGTATAATAAAAGGGAGGGTAATCCTTAACTGTTATATTAATATCCCTTACAGCAACTATGTTTCCATTTCCATCGTAAGCAGTTATAAGAATTGGGTAATTACCTGGTACTTCTTTTTTAAAGGTAAACTTAAACTCATTATCAGTACTGCTTATTCTTTCTCTTATTCCATCCTCAAGCTTATCCATATGAAGTCCTTTGATATTTTCTTCTGCTTGAAAATTAACTTTAATATCCATAGGAACTTTAAACGGTATAGATAAATTATCACTAGAAGAATTTATATTAAGCTGAACTTTAGATTTCACTTGAACTATAACAAAATTACTTTCCTTATCCTTTGAAGTTATTCTTATAGTACTACTTTTGATATTTTTAAAATTATATATTTTATATTTATCTCCTATTTTATAGTCAGGAGTTATTCCTTCTTCAAAAGCTACATCTACTAAAGGAACTGTATTATCACAAGAAGCTATCTTTATAACCACTTCGTCTACATAAGAGCTCAGCTTTATCTCTTTATCAGTATTTGAATTTGTTGTAAATTGCTCAATAGTATAAAAATTATTTAGACTGCCTAATATTTTATTAAGCGCAGCAAAAATTCCTGAAGGATTTTCACTGTAAAAATAGTCTCCTCCAGTCTTTGAACTTAGCTTTGTCAAAGTATCTTCATCAGCATATTCAGACAGACCTATGCAGTGAACCATAACTCTCATATCATGAGCTTTATCTCCTAAAGAAAATAGTTCTTTCATATGCTCTTCAGTAACTCCGCCAACCGGATCTTCCTTACCATCTGAAAGAACTATGATGGTTTTTTCTCCTTGTACATTCTCAAACTGACCTAAAGCTTCTTTTAGCCCTTCCTTTAGATTAGTTCTACTATTATCAAACATTAGTCCGGATAGCTTGGACTTTAGTTTTTCTTTAGAAGGTCTATCTGCGAGCTTTTGCACAAAATCAGGTTTATCACCAAATGCTATTACATTTAAATTTGTATTTTCATCAACTGTATCTATAAGCATTGCTCCTGCAACAACAGCCAATCTGTGCGGATCTGTTATTTTCATACTTCCTGAGTTATCTATAAGAATGATGATATTTTTTTCTAATTCTGCAGCCTTAACTTCTTTTAAAATAAAAGGCTGGAGTATAAAGCATATTAAAAAAATAATAATTAATATTTTATTACGCTTCCCCATACTTTACCCCCTAGTGTTTTTCATAAGTCATTTAGTGCTTAATAATAATATATTGGAGCCTTATAAAGCTTTAGAACAAAAAAAGAAAAATACCAAGGTAGAAACTCCTTGGTATTTTTGAAAACGATTTATTTATGTCAATCTAACACTTTATTATTATTTATTCAATTCTACTATAATATATCTCAGCTTTCTCTTAACAAAGTGATAGTAAATATAGTATTATATTCATTGTGAGATTTTTTAAGAACAAATGATATGGAGGAGAAACAATGGATATCTCAGGAATTATAATTGGTCTGCTAGGAGGCCTAGGACTATTTCTTTACGGAATGAAGCTTATGGGAGATGGCCTTGAGAATGCAGCAGGCGACAAATTAAAGGGTTTTCTAGAAAAAATCACTTCAAACCCTGTTAAAGGTATTTTAGTTGGAACAGTAGTTACTTCTATAATCCAAAGCAGCAGTGCTACTACAGTAATGGTAGTAGGATTTGTTAATGCAGGTTTAATGAACTTATATCAAGCTGCTGGAGTTATAATGGGAGCCAATATTGGTACAACAGTAACTGCTCAATTAGTTGCTTTTAAATTAACAGCTATAGCTCCTATATTTGTTGGTATAGGAACAGGCATTGTATTATTTTCGAAAGCTAAAAAAAGCAGAGAGATTGGTCACATTGTTCTTGGCTTTGGTATACTCTTCATGGGACTTCAGTTTATGGAGACAGTTTTAAAGCCAGTAGCATCTACTCCTGCCTTTGAAAATATGATAGTAACTTTAGGGCAGAGCCCAATACTCGGAATAATAGTAGGTATGTTAGCAACAGCAGTAGTGCAAAGTTCATCTGCTACTACAGGTATTCTTATAGCAATGGCAGGTAGTGGTGCTATACCTCTTGGAACTGCAATACCGATTTTATTTGGTACAAATATTGGTACTTGTATTACGGCTATGCTTTCAAGTATAGGAACCTCAAAAGCAGCCAGAAAAGCAGCATTATTTCATTTAACTTTTAATGTTATAGGTACAGTTATATTTACTCTTGCTCTAAACCCATTTACCAGCGCTGTTAATTTTATAAGCCCTGGAGCAGATGTTAAGAGACAGATTGCTAATGCTCATACATTATTTAATATAGTTAATACTTTTATACTAGTATGGTTTATACCTTATTTAATTAAATTTGTTAATAAACTTATACCGGGTGATGATAAATATGAATTGGTTGAAACAAAATATATAGATGAGAGGCTTTTAGAAACTCCAGCTATCGCAGTAAGGCAAGCTGTAAAGGAAATAATACGAATGGCTCATGAAGCAAAGCAAAACTTGGAACTATCTATGCAAGCTTTTAAAACCGACGATGAAGCTTTAATTAAAAAAGTGCTTGAGAATGAACAGCTTATTAACACACTTGAAGCTGATATTGTTTCTTTCTTAGCTAAGCTTGCAAATAAGCAGATTTCCGCCGAGGATTCAGAATTAATCACTTCTATGTATCATGTTGTAAATGATATTGAGAGAATAGGTGATCATGCAGAAAACTTAGCTGAACTTTCTCAGGAAAAAATTACTAGAAGGCTTCCATTCTCAGACCAAGCTATGTCTGAGCTTGAGCATATATATAGCTATACCTTAACTGCATTAAATACAAGTATTGAAAGCTTTGAGAATAACGATGCAACTAAAGCAAAAACTGTTCTAGATATAGAAGAAAGAATCGATAGCTTGGAAAAGGATCTTAGATCAACTCATATCAAAAGGCTTAATTCAGGCTCCTGTACCGCTTACAGCGGAACAGTCTTCCTTGATATGATAAGCAATCTTGAAAGAGTTGCTGACCACGCTATGAATATTGCTGAATCTGTGTATAACAGGTAATAAATATAAAAACCTCGATAGTAACTATCGAGGTTTTTGTGCGCTTATTACATGGAGCTCCTGAGGGGACTTGAACCCCTGACCTACTGATTACGAATCAGTTGCTCTACCAACTGAGCTACAGAAGCACCTTATATATTTATTATACCATAAATTGTATTTTTATTTCAATTATTTAGTTTCCTATAATGTTAGCAGCATCTATTACTGCATTAGCATAAATAGGTGGAATCTCTTCTTCTCTAAGTCCCAATCTTTTTGAAAAACTACTAAAGTTCTTCCAGTCAGCCTTTTCGTAACAAAGAATTAATTCACTTATAGATCTAAATATATTTTCTTCCCCAAGAAGGGCCGCCTTTATATCCTCAGCTATTGGCAGATCCTGAAGAATTTTTTCCATAGGTTGATTTAAGAGAACGTCAATATTAGAAAACATCTCCATTATAAAAACCTCTGAGGCTCGACTAGCCATGCTAACCTTACTAGCAATAGCCTCTCCAATCAATGCTCTTAAAATTGAAATATCCATTATTGCTTCACTGTTTTTGTCATTAAAGCTTCTAATAGTTACTAATGATGCCCACTTCATAAATTCTTTTTTTCCCATCAATACAAGAGCTTGCCTTATTGAGTGGATTTCAGTCTTAAGACCTATTGAAGCAGAATTGATATATTTTAATAGTTTATAAGAAAGAGACACATCTTTCTTTATTGCGTTTGCGATATTTATAATATCGTAATTATCTTCCTTCATCAATTTTATTAAATCAAAATTATATAAGCTGTTGCTTGGGATTTCTTTAGCACTCAATATAGTTGGATTACTAAAAAAATAACCTTGAAAATAAGTATAACCTAAACCTACAGCTTCATTAAAGTCTTCAATAGTTTCGACCTTCTCAGCCAAAAACTTTATATTTTTATTTTTAAATCTATCAATAATTGCTTTTCTTTCTATGCCCTTTGTTGCTACGAAATCAATCTTTATGAAATCAACAATATCTATTAAAGCCTCATAGCCTGGCTTAAATACAAAGTCATCAAGAGCCAAAGCATAGCCTAAGGCTTTAAGCTTACGACAGCACTCTACAATTTCATCAGAAGGAGTAACCGTTTCCAGTATTTCAATCACAACTTTATCTTTCGGCAGCAACAATGCTGTTTCTTGCAAAAGAAGACTTTCTGTAAAATTTATAAATGCTTTTTTTCCATTAGTTAAACTTCCCATTCCTATTAAAGTAAAACTATTTGTTATAACCTCTAAGGTGGCCTTATCTCCGTCTAAAGCTACGTAATAATTATCCTGATTTGACCTAAACAGGAGCTCGTAGTAAACTACTTTTCTATTTATATCTAAAATTGGCTGACGAGCCACATAAACCTCCATGTATATCCCCCAATTTACCAAACTAAACTATACTTCGCATAATTATAACATAATATGATAAATAATTCCATATTCTAGCTAAGTTTTACACTTTATATACAAAATGGTGCAGCATTACTGCTGCACCATCCTAATATTCTGTATGAACTGTATCAAGATTACCAAATTTAGAATACTGACCTAGCCATGCAAGCTTTACTGTTCCTGTTGGACCATTTCTTTGCTTAGCTATGATACACTCAGCCATATTCTTTTCTTCTGTTTCCTTATTATAGTACTCATCTCTATAAAGAAACATAACAACGTCGGCATCCTGCTCTATAGAACCAGATTCTCTAAGGTCAGAAAGCATTGGCCTATGGTCTGCTCTTTGTTCAGGAGCACGAGAAAGCTGAGAAAGTGCAATAACAGGGCAGCTCATTTCCTTAGCTAGTGCCTTTATAGATCTTGATATTTCAGAAACTTCCTGCTGTCTGTTCTCAGGATTGCTTCCTGACATAAGCTGCAAGTAGTCAATGATTACCATATCTATACCATGTTCAAGTTTAAGCCTTCTACACTTAGAGCGCATCTCCATTACAGAAACACCGGCAGTATCATCTATATAAATTTTTGCCGCTGCTAATGGTCCTGCTGCTCTAGCAATATTCTCCCAGTCTCTGTCATCAAGGTTACCTGTTCTAAGCTTAAGCATATCAACATTAGCCTCTGCACAAAGGAGCTTATAGGCAAGCTGCTCCTTGGACATTTCCAGCGAAAATATAGCGATGCTTTTTCCTGTTCTTAAAGCCGCATGCTGTGCAAGGTTTAAAACAAAGGTGGTCTTACCCATGGAAGGTCTTGCTGCTATAAGTACCATATCACCCTTTTGAAAACCTGAGGTCTTTGCATCTAAATCATTAAAACCAGAAGAAACTCCAGTAAGCTCTCCTTTATTATTAAAAAGTCTCTCTATTTCTAAAAATCCTCTTTCAAGCACTGTGCTCATAGGCTCAAAGTCAGAGGTGTTTTTCTTGTCCGCTAAATTAAATATCTTTTGCTCTGCAGATTCAATTACAGCTTCAACATCATCCTGTTTATCGTAGCTAGCCTCGATTATTTCCGTTGAAGCCCTTATAAGCTTTCTTAGCATCGCCTTTTCAGATACTATTCTTATGTATGATTTAACATTTGCCGTAGATATAGCAGTTCCATAAACTTCACTTATGTAACTTAAACCGCCAACAGATTCTAGCTTTTTAGATGCTGTCATAGCTTCAGCTAGCGTAACCATATCTACAGGAGTATCCTTTTGGTAGAGTTCAACCATACTGCTAAATAAAATTTTATGTGCGTCTCTATAAAAATCCTCACTTTTTAAAACTTCCACAGCTTGCGCTATGGAAGTTCTTTCTTTAAGCATGGCACCTAAAACCCACTGCTCTGCTTCAATGTTGTGAGGTAAACTTCTAAGAGGTGTATCCATTGAATCGCCTCCTTGTAAATTTACTCATATTAAAATACTAAGTCCATTAATTCCTCTATTGTATCAACTGCTTTAACTTCTATATCTGTAAGTCCTGTCGGAACTTCCTTTAAGTTATCCTTTGGTACAATAACAAGCTTAATTCCCTTTCTTCTTGCACCATATACCTTTTCAAAAATTCCACCTACAGGTTTAACTTTTCCTCTTAAGGATATTTCTCCAGTTATAGCTATATCCTGTCTTATAGGTTTATCGAGCAGTGCGCTAATAATACATACAGTTATAGCAGCTCCAGCTGATGGTCCATCTATATTTCCACCACCTATAGCATTAACGTGAATATCATAGTCCTTTATATCTTTATCAGTAAGTTTTCTTATAACTGAGGCTGCATTGAACACAGAGTCCTTTGCCATACTTCCTGCAGTATCATTAAAGCGCATTTGTCCTGAACCTTTATCCTTAGCCTCAAAAACTGCTGCCTCTATCTCTATTGTGGAGCCAACATAACCGCTAACCCCTAAACCATAAACATGACCAATTTCCTTATCATTTTCAGTCTTGACCTCTTCATAAGGAGTTAATCTGCTTATAGAAATTATTTCATGAACATCACTGATTTTTATTTTAACTTCATCTGTTTCACCTTTGTCATTATAAAGCACATATCCATAAACATCTGCAAGAAGGTTAACTGCTTTTCTACCTTCTATAGTATATCTGCTTATAAGTTCAGCAACTCCTGCTTCAAGCTCAATGCTAAGCTTTGCTGCTGCATTTTCAACTATCTTTTCAATATCCTTAGCTGTTAATGGCTCAAAGTAAACCTCAGTACATCTTGAACGAAGTGCTGGATTTATGTCTCTCGGTTCTCTTGTAGTTGCTCCAATGAGCACAAAATCTGCTGGCGCTCCATTATCAAACAGATACTTTATATATTTAGGAGTATTTTCATCCTCTGGATCATAATAAGAAGAAGAAAACTCAACTCTCTTGTCTTCTAAAACCTTTAAAAGCTTATTTTGAAGTATTTCATCAAGCTCTCCAATCTCATCTATAAATAAAACCCCTCCATGAGCCTCTGTAACAAGACCTGGCTTTGGTTCTGGAACACCTATCTCAGCTAAATCTCTTTTACTTCCCTGATAAATAGGGTCATGAACTGAACCTAAAAGAGGGTTTGTTATTTCTCTTGGATCCCATCTTACTGTAGTTCCATCTACCTCGACAAACTTTGCTTCCCCTTTGAAAGGAGTATGCTTAAGTTTCTTTGCTTCTTCAAGAGCTAGCCTTGCCGCTGTAGTCTTACCAACTCCTGGAGGTCCGTATAAAATGATATGCTGTGGATATGGTGAAGCCATTTTTGATATAAGAGACTTTATAGCCCTTTCTTGTCCTATAATTTCATCAAAAGATTCAGGTCTTAATAATGCCTGAATGCTCTTTGTAAGCTTTTTAGAATCAAGCACTTCAAGCTGGGCATACTTTTTAAGAGTTTTTGCATTTTCAGGTCCTTTTTGTTTTTTAAGTATGCCTAATCTAATTTCATCAACATACTTATCTTGTCTTTCAATTAAAGCCTGTTCAACTTCTTTTTCTATTTCATTTTGAACATATTTTTTAGCAATTGCTTCTGAGATCCACTTATTTGTATCTTGAAGTACTTCACTTATATTTCCTTCGCTTGGAATGGTATCTATACCCTTACCATCGCTTACTATTCTGTTTAAAGCGTAAATTCTCTTATATATATCACCACTATGGATATATTTTTGAAGCTTGTATTTTATAATTCTAGATTTAACTGCACCTTCATCAAGTACATTTCTTATGAGCTCAAATAAAACATCCACTTGGGACTCAAGTGGTATGTTTTTAAGTTTGCTTTCATCAAATCCATAGTCAATTTTAAACTGTGATTTCACTAAATTATCCCCCTCACTAATGCTGCGTATGCTTCAATTAAGGAGAAACGAATCCTACTTTTGTTCTGCTATAACAACATTGACTTTTGTAGATACTTCTGGATAAATTTTAACTTCAACTTCATATGTTCCAAGTGTTCTTATTGTATCTACAACTATCTTTTTCTTATCTATGTTAACTTTATACTGAGCATTAAGTGCATCTGCTACGTCTTTGCTTGTTATAGAACCAAATAGTCTTCCGTTTTCTCCTGATTTTGCTGTTATTTTAACTGCTTTTCCTTTTAACT
The genomic region above belongs to Clostridium swellfunianum and contains:
- a CDS encoding replicative DNA helicase, producing the protein MDTPLRSLPHNIEAEQWVLGAMLKERTSIAQAVEVLKSEDFYRDAHKILFSSMVELYQKDTPVDMVTLAEAMTASKKLESVGGLSYISEVYGTAISTANVKSYIRIVSEKAMLRKLIRASTEIIEASYDKQDDVEAVIESAEQKIFNLADKKNTSDFEPMSTVLERGFLEIERLFNNKGELTGVSSGFNDLDAKTSGFQKGDMVLIAARPSMGKTTFVLNLAQHAALRTGKSIAIFSLEMSKEQLAYKLLCAEANVDMLKLRTGNLDDRDWENIARAAGPLAAAKIYIDDTAGVSVMEMRSKCRRLKLEHGIDMVIIDYLQLMSGSNPENRQQEVSEISRSIKALAKEMSCPVIALSQLSRAPEQRADHRPMLSDLRESGSIEQDADVVMFLYRDEYYNKETEEKNMAECIIAKQRNGPTGTVKLAWLGQYSKFGNLDTVHTEY
- the lonC gene encoding Lon family ATP-dependent protease — protein: MDYGFDESKLKNIPLESQVDVLFELIRNVLDEGAVKSRIIKYKLQKYIHSGDIYKRIYALNRIVSDGKGIDTIPSEGNISEVLQDTNKWISEAIAKKYVQNEIEKEVEQALIERQDKYVDEIRLGILKKQKGPENAKTLKKYAQLEVLDSKKLTKSIQALLRPESFDEIIGQERAIKSLISKMASPYPQHIILYGPPGVGKTTAARLALEEAKKLKHTPFKGEAKFVEVDGTTVRWDPREITNPLLGSVHDPIYQGSKRDLAEIGVPEPKPGLVTEAHGGVLFIDEIGELDEILQNKLLKVLEDKRVEFSSSYYDPEDENTPKYIKYLFDNGAPADFVLIGATTREPRDINPALRSRCTEVYFEPLTAKDIEKIVENAAAKLSIELEAGVAELISRYTIEGRKAVNLLADVYGYVLYNDKGETDEVKIKISDVHEIISISRLTPYEEVKTENDKEIGHVYGLGVSGYVGSTIEIEAAVFEAKDKGSGQMRFNDTAGSMAKDSVFNAASVIRKLTDKDIKDYDIHVNAIGGGNIDGPSAGAAITVCIISALLDKPIRQDIAITGEISLRGKVKPVGGIFEKVYGARRKGIKLVIVPKDNLKEVPTGLTDIEVKAVDTIEELMDLVF
- a CDS encoding EAL and HDOD domain-containing protein, which produces MEVYVARQPILDINRKVVYYELLFRSNQDNYYVALDGDKATLEVITNSFTLIGMGSLTNGKKAFINFTESLLLQETALLLPKDKVVIEILETVTPSDEIVECCRKLKALGYALALDDFVFKPGYEALIDIVDFIKIDFVATKGIERKAIIDRFKNKNIKFLAEKVETIEDFNEAVGLGYTYFQGYFFSNPTILSAKEIPSNSLYNFDLIKLMKEDNYDIINIANAIKKDVSLSYKLLKYINSASIGLKTEIHSIRQALVLMGKKEFMKWASLVTIRSFNDKNSEAIMDISILRALIGEAIASKVSMASRASEVFIMEMFSNIDVLLNQPMEKILQDLPIAEDIKAALLGEENIFRSISELILCYEKADWKNFSSFSKRLGLREEEIPPIYANAVIDAANIIGN
- a CDS encoding vWA domain-containing protein yields the protein MGKRNKILIIIFLICFILQPFILKEVKAAELEKNIIILIDNSGSMKITDPHRLAVVAGAMLIDTVDENTNLNVIAFGDKPDFVQKLADRPSKEKLKSKLSGLMFDNSRTNLKEGLKEALGQFENVQGEKTIIVLSDGKEDPVGGVTEEHMKELFSLGDKAHDMRVMVHCIGLSEYADEDTLTKLSSKTGGDYFYSENPSGIFAALNKILGSLNNFYTIEQFTTNSNTDKEIKLSSYVDEVVIKIASCDNTVPLVDVAFEEGITPDYKIGDKYKIYNFKNIKSSTIRITSKDKESNFVIVQVKSKVQLNINSSSDNLSIPFKVPMDIKVNFQAEENIKGLHMDKLEDGIRERISSTDNEFKFTFKKEVPGNYPILITAYDGNGNIVAVRDINITVKDYPPFYYTKSLPSTIITENSFKVEIKQQDDSKVNNPSGEIYIEYGDKYEKIPLKFEGGMLTADINLKNSGEIKISSRIDVIRDNKTYSYYLPYFNSKVLEKPFVELSSESYAKPFKQNEQVNLRLSINKNSIYGEEDFFILNSKNEKIGEFKLNKDSKGRIEVALKPLGKGENFEFFIRPRNEKGVKVTSKISTNIRVVSDGSYFISKNRRIITCIVIFLLLVALVIATGFAGYKIYVRSCKINKEVSFVISSNANIHTKGIYVDIDNPCTYINLINDRIIVDSTENNAIGSFELKAYRGFKIVQGLSFLLHKYILRKDEVFKLWYKPIVRHVNSYSEEISDIPYLEGEKLKVKLGQKEIKINFL
- the rplI gene encoding 50S ribosomal protein L9, coding for MKVILLADVKGVGKKGEVINASDGYARNFLFPRKLAQEATEGNMNILNQKKEAERRKKLAEIEAAQKLADELKGKAVKITAKSGENGRLFGSITSKDVADALNAQYKVNIDKKKIVVDTIRTLGTYEVEVKIYPEVSTKVNVVIAEQK
- a CDS encoding Na/Pi cotransporter family protein, with protein sequence MDISGIIIGLLGGLGLFLYGMKLMGDGLENAAGDKLKGFLEKITSNPVKGILVGTVVTSIIQSSSATTVMVVGFVNAGLMNLYQAAGVIMGANIGTTVTAQLVAFKLTAIAPIFVGIGTGIVLFSKAKKSREIGHIVLGFGILFMGLQFMETVLKPVASTPAFENMIVTLGQSPILGIIVGMLATAVVQSSSATTGILIAMAGSGAIPLGTAIPILFGTNIGTCITAMLSSIGTSKAARKAALFHLTFNVIGTVIFTLALNPFTSAVNFISPGADVKRQIANAHTLFNIVNTFILVWFIPYLIKFVNKLIPGDDKYELVETKYIDERLLETPAIAVRQAVKEIIRMAHEAKQNLELSMQAFKTDDEALIKKVLENEQLINTLEADIVSFLAKLANKQISAEDSELITSMYHVVNDIERIGDHAENLAELSQEKITRRLPFSDQAMSELEHIYSYTLTALNTSIESFENNDATKAKTVLDIEERIDSLEKDLRSTHIKRLNSGSCTAYSGTVFLDMISNLERVADHAMNIAESVYNR